The segment TAAATTTACCCATTACGTGATAAATGATCGTATAAAGGAATATGTCGATAACTTTGTAATGTGTCATGAATGTAACAGACCGGATACAATCATCATACGCGAAGACCGTATTGACATGTTAAAATGTAGTGCCTGCGGAGCAAGAGCACCACTTAAATCATTATAAAGATAGATTAACCAATCTTCCCCTCTTAAACCTTTTTTTAAGTTCTAAAAAAGAAATTTATTTGATATGACACTAGTTACTTAATTAATTACATTAAAATAATACATGAGTGATAATAGTTATGTTTTGTTTATTGTGTGATAGTCAGGAAAAGTTATATGACGGTCTTTGTAAGAAATGCTTTCTAGAGGAGTTTGAAGCCCTTAATGTACCGGATTATACTACATTTACTGTTTGTTCTCATTGTGGTGCGACTCTAAAGAAAAACAAGTGGCTCCAGGTAGGATACTTTGATGATGAAATAATAAATGATGCCATTCAGAAGAATATCGAAGTAAATCCCAAACTTGAGGATGTGGATATATACACCGAGATAACCAATAATCGTGGAACCGTATATGAATGCATCATACATGTAAATGGAAGATTAATCGATACAGACATATCCAAAGAATATCCAATAGAAGTGAAAGTGGAAAAGGGAGTATGTCCTGATTGCAGCAAATTTCATTCAGGTTACTATGAAGCTGTTATCCAGCTTAGAGCCGATGACAGAAAACTGCTTGATGAAGAAGTTAAACAAGCGGATGAATTCATCTCGAATGAAATACAAAGATTATGTAAGACAAATAAACTGGCATATGTGACAGAACGTATTGTTCTGAAGGAGGGTATAGACTATCAGGTCGGCAGCTACAATGCAGTCCACAAGATTGTCGTTAACCTACAGAAACAATTCGGAGGAATAATTACCGAGTCACGTAAGATTGTCGGTCATGACAAGTCACGTAGTAAGGATCTGTATCGTTCATGGGTTTTACTTAGGCTTCCGTCATTTAATAAGAATGACTTTATAGAATATGATGACAAAATCATAAAGATTGAAAAAATCGGCAGTCATAAATTCTCGGGTATCAATCTTAAGGATTATTCAACCGAATCAATCAGCTGGAAGGAATATGACAATATCAGGAAGATAGCCGACACCGATGATATTAAGCCTACCACCATCACCAACATTACCCCTAGTGAGGTTCAAGTGTTGGATCCGGATAATTATGACACGGTGGACTTAAAGAAGCTGGACGTTATGAATAATCTTAATATTGGAGAAGAGATTAATGTGATTAAAATCAAAAACACGGTATATGTCATACTGGATGACAAATAGTCTTAATGATTATAAAAGGTTAATAAGATGCGATTAAAATTATGAATTAGAAAATTTGGAGGAAAAAAATCATGGATATTGAAGAAGCTATAGCCAATATTAGCAAGGATACGGCAGAAATTATTGAAGTTGACGAATTGAAGGAAATTTTAAAGAGAGATGATAAGACCGCATATGTAGGTTTTGAGCCATCAGGTAAGATACACCTTGGTCATGCATTGACAATCAAACGTATGAAGGCACTGCAGGATGCGGGTTTTAAGATTAAAATTTTCATAGCAGACCTTCACGCATACCTTAACGGTAAGGGAACATTGGAGGAAATCCAGGAAACCGCAAAGTACAACACCGAATGTTTCAAGGCGTTAGGCCTTAGCGAAGATACAGAGTTCATCCTAGGTTCTGACCGTATGAGTGCCGAGTACATGTTCAAAGTGTTTAAGGTAGCACAAACTGTTACAATACAAAGGGCACAGCGTAGTATGGCCCAGATTTCAAGGGATGAAACACATAACGTAGCCGAAGCACTGTATCCTATCATGCAGGCATTGGATATTGAAGATTTGGGCGTTGATGTTGCCGTTGGTGGTATGGAACAACGTAAGATACACATGCTTGCAAGGGAAAGCCTGCCAAAATTCGGAATTTCTGCACCGGTATGTATTCATATACCACTTATACATGGAACAGACGGATCTGCTAAAATGTCCAGCAGCAAAGGTAACTTCATAGCAATAGATGACAATCCAAAGGATATCAAGACAAAAATCAACAAAAGCTTCTGTCCTGCAGGAGTGGTTGAGGATAACCCTGTTATGGAATTGGCACATTACTACATCTTTGATGAAAATGACAAGATACTAATTGAAAGACCGGAGAAATTTGGTGGAAACCTTGAACTGACCGAAGAGGAATTGACTGACATCTATCAAAAGGGAGAACTTCACCCAATGGACTTGAAAAATACTGTCAGCAAATACATAATTGACAGGCTGGAACCGGCAAGAGAATACATGGCAAATAGGTGAGCGTAAATGGTTAAACATACAATGAGAGTATTATCAGGAATGAACCCTAGACAAGTGGATGAGATGATTAGCAAGTATCACTTAAACATGCTTCAGACAGATAAGGGAATATTGCTTTTTGAAGGTGAATTAGAGGACTTAAGAGAGGCTTCAAAGCATGTTGTCGATGTGATACTTCCACCTGGTCCAACCGTAAGTGAAATACAGGATGCCGTTGAAAAGTTTGACGTCAAACTCAAACAATCCGAGGACGGACCACAATTACACGGCAGACTAATAGACATTAACGATGCCATTAACTATATTGTGGATACCATGACGGAAAGATTAAATCTATAGAAGCACCATAAATAAGAATATTATAATAGCTGAAAAAAATAATAATAAAAAAATAAATCAATAAAGGAATGATCAATATGAAAGCAGATTCAATAAAAATAGCTGATGGAGTATACTGGGTAGGAGCACTTGACTGGGATGCACGTGATTTTCATGGTTTTGCAGTCCCTGGTATGACATATAACGCATACCTCATATTTGGTGATGAAAAAACTGCACTTATAGATAATGTATATGATGGATTTTTCCCTGAAATGTGGGCAAGAATAGAAGATGCATTTGCAAAAGAGGACAAAGAAGTGGAAATTGATGCGCTTGTAATCAACCACATCGAAAATGACCACATAGCATCCATCCCTGAATTTCTGGAAAAATTCCCTGACATTGAATGCCTATGTACACAGGCAGCAAGCATGGGTATAAAAAGACAACATCACTGTCTAGCAGACAGGGAATTTACCATCATCTCCACAGGGGATACACTTGATTTGGGCGGTAAAACATTTACATTCATCAACGCACCAATGCTACACTGGCCTGACAGTAACTTCACTTTATACAATGAAGAAGGAATTCTATTTTCCAACGATGCATTCGGTCAGCACATCTGTGAAAGCAAAAGATATGACGTTGACATCGACCCTGGATACCTGGAGTTACACGCAAAAAGATTTTATGCAAACCTAGTGCAGCTATCCGCATCAATGGTACTTGCAAAGGTTACTGAAATGACACAGGCAGGATACCTTGACAACCTTACGATGATTGCACCTTGTCATGGCCAAATATGGAAAAACCCATCCACAATTGTTGACTTGTATGCCAAATGGGCTAAAGGTGAAGCTGATGACAAGATAACCGTTATTTATGAAACCATGCATCACTCTACCCAAAAGATGGCTCATCAGATTGCTGAAGGAATAATGTCCGAGGGCGTTGAAACCAAGATGCACTTCATCAGATATGACCCCGAGTCAGATATACTTGCCGACATATTGGACAGTAAGGCAATAGTTGTTGGTGTACCTACCATGATGAACAACCCTTATCCAAAGATTGGAAACCTACTGTCATATCTTGATTGTGTAAGTCCTGCAAATACCGGCGTACGTAAAAAAGCAGTTGTATTCTCATCCAAAGGATGGGCAGGAGGAGCAATACCTAAACTTACCTCAAGATTAACCGATGCAGGTTTCGATGTTCTGGATGAATCCGTTGAGGAAATCTACGTACCTGATGACAATGACATGGAAAAATGTTATGACTTGGGTAAAAAATTAGCAAAAATGATTAAGGAATAACCATATTCATATTTTATGATTATGAATATTCATCCGATATTATAAACTTCGATTAACGTGTTTTGGAATTCAGCTTCCAAAATCTTACTTTTTTTGGAAATGATTTTGATAAAAAAATAATTATAGGGGATTATTTGTTGAATAATCTGTTGTCAATCACGTCCCTTATGTTTTTTTGTACCTTATTGACATTTGGATATGCCGATATTTTTATCGTGTTCTTATATCTTAGGAGTTTAAGATAGTTCTGTCTTGTTTTTCTCAGAAACTGCATGTTTTCAAATACTTCTTCGCCTTCACATCTTTTGATTGCAATGTTTTCATTCAAGTCAAGCAGTATCAACAAATCAGGTCTTGGAGTATGCTGATTTATCTGATAAATCCATTTAGGAGTGATAGAATAATTATTCTGATAACATATACTTGAATAAAATGACCTGTCACTTAACAGAAGATTATTTGGGTTGTGCTTATACTTCAATATTTCCTCTTTCTGAGTTAACCTGTCTGCAGCGAATAATAATGCCAGGATTTGTTGGTTATTGTCCTTTAATGAATCATCGTTTTTCAGTTCTTGTCTTAATAATTGTCCTACAGGTGAATCTGTTGGTTCTACGATTCTTTTTGTATCAATACCCTTAGAATTGTAATACTTTTCTAAAAGATTTGCGTGTGTGGATTTTCCCACCCCGTCGATTCCTTCCAATACTACGTACATGTTCCTACCCTATTTAACTGTTAAGTAAATATATCTTAAATTAAATATAAAAGTATATGCTTTAATTTGTGGGAGGAATTTTTCTTGGATAATGAATGTAAGGTATTGTCACCTGTAGGTAGTATGGATGTGTTGAAGGCCAGCGTATTTAGTGGTGCCGATTATGTGTATCTGTCCGGTAAAATGTATGGTGCCAGAGATTATGCCAGCAATTTTACGCATAAGGAACTTGAAAAGGCCATTGAATTTTGTCATAACTTCAATGTGGGAGTATTTGTTACTGTCAACACTTCAATTCTTGAAAGAGAGATAACTGATGTGTTGGATTATGTGTATTTCCTGTATACACAGGGTGTGGATGCAGTTATCGTGGAGGATATAGGACTTGCATCCATCATTAATAAATTAATACCTAACCTGGATTTGCATGCATCCACTCAGATGACCATTTATGATTACAGCATGATTAAGTATCTGGAGGATAACGGATTTGTAAATGCCAACATCTCCCGGGAGGTACCGTTGAGGCGTATAAAATCAATCATGCAAAAGCTTAGAAAATATGACCATAAGATTAAGATAGAGGTTTTTGCCCATGGGGCATTATGTTACTCCTACTCCGGCAGGTGTTTGATGTCATCGTTTTTAGGCGGTCGCAGCGGTAATCGTGGATTGTGTGCACAGCCATGCAGGATGAGATATGCTCTTTTGGACAAGTATCATGGAAGAGTTTGTGAGGATACGTACCTGTTGAGCACTAAGGATTTATGCACCTATGATGATGTTTCCCAATTAGTGGATTGTGGCGTGGATTGTCTTAAAATAGAAGGTCGTATGAAGTCAAGGGAGTATGTCTCCAGTACCACCCATGCATACAGGAATGCTGTTGATGGAAATATCTGCAAAGAGGACAAGTTTCTTCTTAATCTGGCATTCAATAGAAGTCTTACGGGCGGTTATATTATGGATAATGATGCTTCGGAGGTTGTGGGCAGAAACCAGCCCGGAAGTAACGGTTATCCCGTAGGTGTGGTGAGCAAGTCCAACTCCAAAAAAATTACCATTAAGCTTCTTAATAGGGATTATCCCATCATGTTTAGCAATGGCGATGGATTGAAGTTTGAATTTGACAATAAGAGTTATGGAATGTATGTTACGAAGATTTTCGATCAGAGCAAATATAAACTCATAATAGCAAATGATAAGAATATTTTCCTGAATGAGGGTACGTTGGTCTATATCACGTATTCCAAATATCTTCATGACAGGACAAAAGCAATAATAAATGAAAGGCACATCAATAAAATACCTCTTGACTTGGAAATTAACGTGAATGATGAAAGACAACTTGAAGTAAAATGTATGCTTGAAAACAGCAAAAAATCATTCAACTATCTATCTGATGAAAAGTTCCAAAAAGCACAGAAAAGGCCTTTAAGCAGAGAATCTGTAAACAAACAACTCTCAAAGACGGGTGAAAGCAAATTCATTGTAAACAGCATTAGCTATAAAAATTTCCCAGATGACCTGTTCATGCCAATATCCACACTTAACGAGATTAGAAGACAGCTGATTAAAAAGCTTAAAAAGGAACTGGATAACCTTTACACTCCTGACAAAGAGGAAATAAGAAATATTAAGGAGAATATTAGCAACTTCAAGAAGACATATTACGCAAAAAAGGAACAGATTAAATCAATAACACACCATGAATCCATAAAATCCGATAAGAAGTGGAATGTCTACATACAAAACATGAAACAGGCAGAACTGATTGAAAATTACAAATTTATCAATGGCGTGTACTATGACGGGTCATATAACTATGACAACATGCATGACTACTCAAGGGGTATGTATGATGAGCTATACATGTTAAATGAGATACTGCCCGATAGCACCGATCTGGTATGGGTACTTCCACAGCTACTGCTTGATGAGGACTTTGCCCATATCAGCGAAATACTCCTGAAATTGGAACGTGACGAGATTGATGTGAAGTTACAGACTGATTCGATTGGTGTGGCCGACAATATGGATGCTATATTCTACGGCAATTACCTTAACGTCTACAATAACTATTCCATAAAAAAGTTAAGTGAAAAAAATCTCTTTGAAAGGTTGGTTGTATCCAATGAAATTTCAATCAATGACGTGAAAATGTTGCATTCGGATGATTGCGAATTGGAATATGTGTTGTTTGGATATAATCAGCTGATGATTTCAAGGGATGACTTTGAGGATGTCATTGATGAAAGAATATCCAATCAATATTATTTGAAGGATAAGCGTGACAATGAGTATCCGTTGGTATTTGACTGCAATGGCAATAGTCATATCTATGATTACCGGATTGCCAATCTGGCAGGTCGTCTTGATGAGTTTGGAGATAGTGGAATTGACGTATTGAGTATTGACTTAAGGCACTTGAATAGTACTGACAGCAGGAGGGTACTGGATTACTTTGAACGGGTTACGGACCATTATAATCCAGACGAATGCAATTTGGAATTGACAGATAACAACAATTTCTATGAATTGAATATTGAAAAGGGATTGTTTATTAATAAATCCAAGTAATTAAATTTCATGATAAAAATGGACATTATTGATTCATTTACACCCCCTTTTTTTATTGAATACCCTATTTTTGAAAGATTTAATTATCAACAAAAAAAGTATCATAAAAATTTTTAGGTATACCTAAATTTATATATTGGATAAATGACATAACATAACACAACAAAAAAAATACAAGGAGACAACAAGATGACCGAAAAAGTAGACTTAAGTTCAGTAAGTGAAACCATGCTAGTCCCATTATATGCCAGAGCAATAGAAAGCAAAAAAGAAAATCCAGAATTCATTGACAAAACGGCAATACATGTAATGGACAACCTAGATTATGACTTCAAAAAACGATTCAAACAATCAACCAACAAACTTAACTTCTGGGGATGCTCGGCAAGAACCGTGATACTGGACAGAGAAGCAAAAAACTTCATCGACAAAAATCCAGAGTGTACTGTGATAAACATAGCATGCGGACTGGATGACAGATTCACCAGAGTGGACAACGGACAAATCCAATGGTACAACATCGACTTTCAAGAGGTTATAAATCTAAGAGAAAAACTCATAAAAACAAATCCCCGAGTAAAAAACATAGCCTCATCAGCAATGGACTTCAAATGGATAGACCAAATAGACGATAAAGAAAACGTGCTGATAATAGCCGAAGGATTCTTAATGTACCTTGATGAACATGAGGTAAAGGAATTATTTGACAAGATATCAGAAAGCTTCACAAATATGGAGTTACTCATTGAATTAATGGCCGAATGGATGGTCAAAAACCAGAAAGTACATGACACCACACGAACCACAGGTGCAGTATTTAAATGGGGCGTAAAAGACGGAAAAGACTTTGAAAGGCTATGTCCCGAATTTAGGCTAATTGCCGAGTACAACCTAACCGACAAGATGAAAGATTACTCACCAATATTTATCAGAATAATATCCCCATTTTTAAAGAGTAGAAACAATAGAATAGCCAAGTATGAAAAAATGCAAATATGACCATAACCACCCCCTTTTTCAATTATTTTTTTTAAATTTAATCAACATCCACTTTCATCAATATGACAAAAGCAAATTCAAAAAGAATTAAATCATATAAGCAACAAAGTGGAATACATGACAACAGGTGACAAATTAATAGACATACTCAACCAAGAAAATCATATAGTTATTGCCGAACTAATGAATGATGAAATGAAAAAACAGGTCCTTCAGCATGAAATGAAACGACTCGAAGAACTGGTCCCATTTATCAACAAAGGGATGCAGGAAGCCTTTGAAGAAAAAGAAGCAATAGTAATTGTAATGGACAATACAATAGAGCACATACGAGCTACAAATCCAAGTGATCCCGATGCGGGCGGATTTACCCTTCAAACAGAAAACGGTAAAATCATAGGCGAGGCAATATATGATGAAGAGGAACTTGAAGACCTGAGAGATGATCCCAATTCATACTTCATATCAGAAAATTTCGTCATGTATACTGATTTAGCCACTCCAGGTGAAAAGCAGTTCTTTGTAGTTGACAGCACAAACAGTAACTTCTTTACTGACAAAGACCTTGAAAGCATTGTAAGCAGCCTGACAGTTGCAATACCATCCACACCTACAGACCATTACATTAAGGACTGCTTTGAATTGCCTCATGAAGACAAACTAGGAACGTTGATTATAGGATTACAGAGTAGATAAAGATGAGAGTAATAGAACTTTTAGAAAATCTTAGTGACATCTACGGCATAGCGGATTTCAATAAGAATAAGGATGAACTGATAGAAAGCTACGGTGAAGATATCTGCAGATATCCATATGCAATAGCAATCGGCCATAAGATGATAGAGGAGATAATTGAAAAGATACCGCTGACATACAATGATGACAAACTGGCACAAGAATACCTTGACGAATACTTCAATTCACATCAGAGAGTATCCGAGATAGCGGGCAAAATTGCAAATCTCATCCAAGAGGAAGGATATCATGCAGTAATATTGGACGTATCGGGAAAGAGTGAAGAGTTAAACCTCAAACAATCATTCAGCAATAAGGCCAGTGCTAACCTTGCAGGCATAGGATGGCTTGGAAAAAACAATCTATTAACTACCGAAGAGTTTGGTCCTAGATTAACGTGGGCTACAATACTTACAGACATGCCATTATCAGACTATGCCGGAGAGCCCATGGAGTCATTGTGTGATGAATGTACAATCTGTGTAAAGGCATGTCCAGGTAAGGCAATAATCGATGATTCCAATCCCAAAATATCATATAATCCTGAGAAATGTGG is part of the Methanosphaera sp. BMS genome and harbors:
- a CDS encoding class I SAM-dependent methyltransferase codes for the protein MTEKVDLSSVSETMLVPLYARAIESKKENPEFIDKTAIHVMDNLDYDFKKRFKQSTNKLNFWGCSARTVILDREAKNFIDKNPECTVINIACGLDDRFTRVDNGQIQWYNIDFQEVINLREKLIKTNPRVKNIASSAMDFKWIDQIDDKENVLIIAEGFLMYLDEHEVKELFDKISESFTNMELLIELMAEWMVKNQKVHDTTRTTGAVFKWGVKDGKDFERLCPEFRLIAEYNLTDKMKDYSPIFIRIISPFLKSRNNRIAKYEKMQI
- a CDS encoding tyrosine--tRNA ligase gives rise to the protein MDIEEAIANISKDTAEIIEVDELKEILKRDDKTAYVGFEPSGKIHLGHALTIKRMKALQDAGFKIKIFIADLHAYLNGKGTLEEIQETAKYNTECFKALGLSEDTEFILGSDRMSAEYMFKVFKVAQTVTIQRAQRSMAQISRDETHNVAEALYPIMQALDIEDLGVDVAVGGMEQRKIHMLARESLPKFGISAPVCIHIPLIHGTDGSAKMSSSKGNFIAIDDNPKDIKTKINKSFCPAGVVEDNPVMELAHYYIFDENDKILIERPEKFGGNLELTEEELTDIYQKGELHPMDLKNTVSKYIIDRLEPAREYMANR
- a CDS encoding 60S ribosomal export protein NMD3; protein product: MFCLLCDSQEKLYDGLCKKCFLEEFEALNVPDYTTFTVCSHCGATLKKNKWLQVGYFDDEIINDAIQKNIEVNPKLEDVDIYTEITNNRGTVYECIIHVNGRLIDTDISKEYPIEVKVEKGVCPDCSKFHSGYYEAVIQLRADDRKLLDEEVKQADEFISNEIQRLCKTNKLAYVTERIVLKEGIDYQVGSYNAVHKIVVNLQKQFGGIITESRKIVGHDKSRSKDLYRSWVLLRLPSFNKNDFIEYDDKIIKIEKIGSHKFSGINLKDYSTESISWKEYDNIRKIADTDDIKPTTITNITPSEVQVLDPDNYDTVDLKKLDVMNNLNIGEEINVIKIKNTVYVILDDK
- a CDS encoding FprA family A-type flavoprotein gives rise to the protein MKADSIKIADGVYWVGALDWDARDFHGFAVPGMTYNAYLIFGDEKTALIDNVYDGFFPEMWARIEDAFAKEDKEVEIDALVINHIENDHIASIPEFLEKFPDIECLCTQAASMGIKRQHHCLADREFTIISTGDTLDLGGKTFTFINAPMLHWPDSNFTLYNEEGILFSNDAFGQHICESKRYDVDIDPGYLELHAKRFYANLVQLSASMVLAKVTEMTQAGYLDNLTMIAPCHGQIWKNPSTIVDLYAKWAKGEADDKITVIYETMHHSTQKMAHQIAEGIMSEGVETKMHFIRYDPESDILADILDSKAIVVGVPTMMNNPYPKIGNLLSYLDCVSPANTGVRKKAVVFSSKGWAGGAIPKLTSRLTDAGFDVLDESVEEIYVPDDNDMEKCYDLGKKLAKMIKE
- a CDS encoding 4Fe-4S double cluster binding domain-containing protein; translation: MRVIELLENLSDIYGIADFNKNKDELIESYGEDICRYPYAIAIGHKMIEEIIEKIPLTYNDDKLAQEYLDEYFNSHQRVSEIAGKIANLIQEEGYHAVILDVSGKSEELNLKQSFSNKASANLAGIGWLGKNNLLTTEEFGPRLTWATILTDMPLSDYAGEPMESLCDECTICVKACPGKAIIDDSNPKISYNPEKCGEFLFKRRDEGHPVACGMCLYICPFGNSKVEQLTR
- a CDS encoding U32 family peptidase yields the protein MDNECKVLSPVGSMDVLKASVFSGADYVYLSGKMYGARDYASNFTHKELEKAIEFCHNFNVGVFVTVNTSILEREITDVLDYVYFLYTQGVDAVIVEDIGLASIINKLIPNLDLHASTQMTIYDYSMIKYLEDNGFVNANISREVPLRRIKSIMQKLRKYDHKIKIEVFAHGALCYSYSGRCLMSSFLGGRSGNRGLCAQPCRMRYALLDKYHGRVCEDTYLLSTKDLCTYDDVSQLVDCGVDCLKIEGRMKSREYVSSTTHAYRNAVDGNICKEDKFLLNLAFNRSLTGGYIMDNDASEVVGRNQPGSNGYPVGVVSKSNSKKITIKLLNRDYPIMFSNGDGLKFEFDNKSYGMYVTKIFDQSKYKLIIANDKNIFLNEGTLVYITYSKYLHDRTKAIINERHINKIPLDLEINVNDERQLEVKCMLENSKKSFNYLSDEKFQKAQKRPLSRESVNKQLSKTGESKFIVNSISYKNFPDDLFMPISTLNEIRRQLIKKLKKELDNLYTPDKEEIRNIKENISNFKKTYYAKKEQIKSITHHESIKSDKKWNVYIQNMKQAELIENYKFINGVYYDGSYNYDNMHDYSRGMYDELYMLNEILPDSTDLVWVLPQLLLDEDFAHISEILLKLERDEIDVKLQTDSIGVADNMDAIFYGNYLNVYNNYSIKKLSEKNLFERLVVSNEISINDVKMLHSDDCELEYVLFGYNQLMISRDDFEDVIDERISNQYYLKDKRDNEYPLVFDCNGNSHIYDYRIANLAGRLDEFGDSGIDVLSIDLRHLNSTDSRRVLDYFERVTDHYNPDECNLELTDNNNFYELNIEKGLFINKSK
- the tmk gene encoding dTMP kinase; its protein translation is MYVVLEGIDGVGKSTHANLLEKYYNSKGIDTKRIVEPTDSPVGQLLRQELKNDDSLKDNNQQILALLFAADRLTQKEEILKYKHNPNNLLLSDRSFYSSICYQNNYSITPKWIYQINQHTPRPDLLILLDLNENIAIKRCEGEEVFENMQFLRKTRQNYLKLLRYKNTIKISAYPNVNKVQKNIRDVIDNRLFNK